A portion of the Avibacterium sp. 20-132 genome contains these proteins:
- the rplV gene encoding 50S ribosomal protein L22, whose translation METIAKHRYARTSAQKARLVADLIRGKKVGQALEILTFTNKKAASLVKKVLESAIANAEHNDGADIDDLKVTKIFVDEGPSMKRVMPRAKGRADRILKRTSHITVVVSDR comes from the coding sequence ATGGAAACTATCGCAAAACATCGTTACGCTCGCACTTCAGCGCAAAAAGCTCGTTTAGTTGCGGATTTAATCCGTGGTAAAAAAGTAGGTCAAGCATTAGAAATTTTAACTTTCACTAACAAAAAAGCAGCATCGCTTGTTAAGAAAGTGCTTGAGTCTGCAATTGCTAATGCAGAGCATAATGACGGTGCAGATATCGATGATCTAAAAGTGACTAAGATTTTCGTAGACGAAGGTCCTAGTATGAAACGTGTTATGCCACGTGCTAAAGGTCGTGCAGATCGTATTTTAAAACGTACAAGCCACATTACTGTGGTTGTGTCAGATCGTTAA
- the rpsC gene encoding 30S ribosomal protein S3, with amino-acid sequence MGQKVHPNGIRLGIVKPWSSTWFANTQDFASNLDGDFKVRQFLNKELANASVSRITIERPAKSIRVTIHTARPGIVIGKKGEDVEKLRNAVAAIAGVPAQINIAEVKKPELDAKLVADSIASQLERRVMFRRAMKRAVQNAMRLGAKGIKVEVSGRLGGAEIARSEWYREGRVPLHTLRADIDYNTAEAHTTYGVIGVKVWIFKGEILGGMAAIAQQPEQQPTTPKKPRGKGRK; translated from the coding sequence ATGGGTCAAAAAGTCCATCCAAATGGTATTCGCCTAGGTATTGTTAAGCCTTGGAGCTCTACTTGGTTTGCGAATACACAAGACTTCGCGTCTAACTTAGACGGCGATTTCAAAGTGCGTCAATTCTTAAATAAAGAATTAGCGAATGCTTCCGTTTCACGCATCACTATTGAGCGTCCAGCGAAAAGTATTCGTGTAACAATTCACACAGCTCGCCCAGGTATCGTAATTGGTAAAAAAGGCGAAGATGTTGAAAAATTACGTAACGCTGTTGCAGCTATCGCAGGTGTTCCAGCTCAAATCAACATCGCTGAAGTGAAAAAACCTGAATTAGATGCGAAATTAGTTGCAGATAGCATCGCTTCTCAACTTGAACGTCGAGTAATGTTCCGTCGTGCAATGAAACGTGCGGTACAAAATGCAATGCGTTTAGGTGCCAAAGGTATCAAAGTTGAAGTTAGCGGTCGTTTAGGTGGTGCAGAGATTGCTCGTTCAGAGTGGTATCGTGAAGGTCGTGTGCCATTACATACACTACGTGCGGACATCGATTATAACACTGCTGAAGCACATACTACATACGGCGTAATCGGCGTTAAAGTGTGGATCTTCAAAGGTGAAATTCTTGGTGGAATGGCTGCAATTGCACAACAACCAGAACAACAACCTACCACGCCTAAAAAGCCACGTGGTAAAGGTCGTAAGTAA
- the rplP gene encoding 50S ribosomal protein L16 translates to MLQPKRTKFRKVQKGRNRGIAGGTEVSFGTFGLKAVGRGRLTARQIEAARRAMTRAIKRQGKIWIRVFPDKPITEKPLEVRMGKGKGNVEYWVALIQPGKVLYEMDGVSEELARNAFALAAAKLPIKTTFVTKTVM, encoded by the coding sequence ATGTTGCAACCAAAACGTACAAAATTCCGTAAAGTCCAAAAAGGTCGTAACCGTGGAATTGCAGGTGGTACAGAAGTTAGCTTCGGTACCTTCGGTTTGAAAGCAGTTGGCCGTGGTCGTTTAACAGCTCGCCAAATTGAGGCAGCACGTCGTGCGATGACTCGTGCGATTAAACGTCAAGGTAAAATCTGGATCCGTGTTTTTCCAGATAAACCAATTACTGAAAAACCATTAGAAGTCCGTATGGGTAAAGGTAAAGGTAACGTTGAATACTGGGTAGCTTTAATCCAGCCGGGTAAAGTACTTTATGAAATGGATGGTGTGTCTGAAGAGCTAGCAAGAAATGCATTTGCACTTGCAGCGGCTAAATTGCCAATTAAGACCACATTCGTAACTAAAACGGTGATGTAA
- the rpmC gene encoding 50S ribosomal protein L29: MKAQELRTKTVEELNAELVNLLGEQFKLRMQAATGQLQQTHQLKQVRRSIAQVKTVLTEKAGE, translated from the coding sequence ATGAAAGCTCAAGAACTACGTACAAAAACTGTTGAAGAGCTGAATGCTGAATTGGTTAACTTGTTAGGTGAGCAATTCAAATTGCGTATGCAAGCAGCCACCGGTCAGCTTCAACAAACCCATCAGTTAAAACAAGTGCGTCGCAGTATTGCACAAGTGAAAACTGTATTAACCGAGAAGGCGGGTGAGTAA
- the rpsQ gene encoding 30S ribosomal protein S17: MTDKIRTVQGRVISDKMDKSFTVAIERKVKHPLYGKFIRRTTKLHVHDENNEAKLGDVVEIKECRPLSKTKSHTLVRVVEKAVI; encoded by the coding sequence ATGACTGATAAAATTCGTACTGTGCAAGGTCGTGTAATTAGCGACAAAATGGATAAATCATTCACAGTTGCAATTGAACGCAAAGTGAAACACCCTCTTTATGGTAAATTTATCCGTCGTACAACTAAATTACATGTGCACGATGAAAATAACGAAGCAAAATTAGGTGATGTTGTTGAAATTAAGGAATGTCGTCCTCTTTCAAAAACTAAATCACATACTTTGGTTCGCGTTGTTGAAAAAGCAGTAATCTAA
- a CDS encoding asparaginase: protein MMKKLLVLHTGGTISMHADSSGKVTPNSRNPMTKVGLDLHNVEVESVDFLNLPSPHIRLEHMLALSQKIKQEAQNYDGVVITHGTDTLEETAYFLDTMQLPKIPIVITGAMRSNNELGSDGIYNYLSALRVAVFEKSADKGVLVVMNDEIHAAKYVTKTHTTNVSTFQTPTHGPLGVIMKKDILFFKTAEPRVRFDLETVSGNVQVIKTYAGMDSWLFEQLDLQQLDGLVIEALGAGNIPPQAAKGLQRLLAHNIPVALVSRCFNGIAEPVYGYDGGGASLQEQGVMFVKELNAPKARLKLLIALNAGLQGEALKSYMEG from the coding sequence ATAATGAAAAAACTCCTCGTCCTCCACACAGGAGGCACAATTTCAATGCACGCGGATAGCAGTGGAAAAGTGACGCCAAATAGCCGTAATCCTATGACCAAAGTCGGTTTGGATTTACATAATGTTGAAGTGGAATCGGTGGATTTTCTCAACTTACCCAGCCCGCATATTCGCCTTGAACATATGCTTGCCCTAAGCCAGAAAATTAAGCAAGAGGCACAAAATTATGATGGTGTGGTGATTACACACGGGACGGATACACTGGAAGAAACGGCTTATTTTCTTGATACAATGCAACTTCCTAAAATACCTATCGTCATTACGGGAGCAATGCGTTCAAATAATGAGTTAGGCAGTGATGGCATTTATAATTACCTTTCTGCATTGCGCGTGGCAGTTTTTGAGAAAAGCGCAGATAAAGGCGTGTTAGTTGTTATGAATGATGAAATTCACGCGGCGAAATATGTAACCAAAACCCATACCACTAATGTTTCCACCTTTCAAACACCCACTCACGGTCCTTTGGGGGTGATTATGAAAAAAGATATTCTCTTTTTCAAAACCGCCGAGCCTCGCGTGCGTTTTGATTTAGAAACAGTGAGTGGAAATGTGCAAGTCATCAAAACTTATGCGGGAATGGATAGCTGGCTGTTTGAGCAATTAGATTTGCAACAATTGGACGGCTTAGTGATTGAAGCATTAGGGGCAGGAAATATTCCACCGCAAGCTGCGAAAGGATTACAGCGATTGCTAGCTCATAATATTCCTGTTGCGTTAGTTTCTCGTTGTTTTAACGGTATTGCTGAGCCGGTTTATGGTTATGATGGCGGTGGGGCAAGTTTGCAGGAACAGGGCGTAATGTTTGTGAAAGAACTGAATGCCCCGAAAGCTCGCTTAAAATTACTCATCGCGCTGAATGCAGGATTGCAAGGCGAGGCACTAAAAAGCTATATGGAAGGATAA
- the tal gene encoding transaldolase — MTTQLDALREMTVVVADTGDIEAIKTYQPQDATTNPSLILSASALPQYAPLIDEAIAYGKSKSADKAQQLIDAEDKLAVNIGLEILKIVPGRISTEVDARLSYNTQATVEKARKLIALYNEAGVSNDRILIKIASTWQGIRAAEILEKEGINCNLTLLFSEAQARACAEAGVYLISPFVGRILDWYKANSDKKEYAPAEDPGVISVTKIYNYYKQHGYQTVVMGASFRNVGEITELAGCDRLTIAPALLKELQENNTALARKLEYKGEVKAKPQPLTESEFYWQHNSDPMAVEKLAEGIRKFAIDQEKLEAMLLAKF, encoded by the coding sequence ATGACAACACAATTAGACGCATTACGCGAAATGACCGTAGTTGTGGCAGATACAGGAGATATCGAAGCCATTAAAACCTACCAACCACAAGATGCCACCACGAACCCATCACTCATTTTAAGCGCCTCCGCATTGCCTCAATATGCGCCGTTAATTGACGAAGCCATAGCCTATGGCAAAAGCAAAAGTGCTGACAAAGCACAGCAACTTATTGATGCCGAAGATAAATTAGCGGTAAATATCGGTTTAGAAATTCTTAAAATCGTACCCGGACGCATTTCTACCGAAGTGGATGCACGTCTTTCTTACAATACCCAAGCCACTGTTGAAAAAGCACGTAAATTAATCGCACTTTATAATGAAGCTGGGGTTTCCAATGATCGTATTTTAATTAAAATTGCCTCCACTTGGCAGGGTATCCGTGCAGCAGAAATTCTTGAAAAAGAAGGCATTAACTGTAACTTAACCCTCTTATTCTCAGAAGCCCAAGCTCGTGCTTGTGCTGAAGCGGGGGTATACTTAATTTCACCATTCGTCGGTCGTATTCTTGACTGGTACAAAGCCAACAGCGATAAAAAAGAATATGCACCAGCAGAAGATCCCGGTGTGATTTCAGTAACTAAAATTTACAACTATTACAAACAACACGGCTATCAAACCGTAGTAATGGGCGCAAGTTTCCGTAATGTGGGCGAAATTACTGAACTTGCCGGTTGCGATCGCTTAACCATTGCTCCTGCTTTATTAAAAGAATTACAAGAAAATAACACCGCACTTGCTCGCAAACTAGAATATAAAGGTGAAGTGAAAGCTAAGCCACAACCACTTACAGAAAGTGAGTTCTACTGGCAACATAACAGCGATCCAATGGCTGTCGAAAAACTGGCTGAAGGTATCCGTAAATTTGCCATTGACCAAGAAAAATTAGAAGCGATGTTATTGGCGAAGTTCTAA
- a CDS encoding DNA-3-methyladenine glycosylase I, whose product MKTRCSWAEGSSIYQDYHDNEWGKPEYDSLKLFEKICLEGQQAGLSWITVLKKREQYRQAFFHFNPEKIAQMTAQDIDERMQNAGLIRHRAKLEAIVKNAKAYLAMQKCGENFSDFIWAFVNHQPQINDVPDLSAVPAKTAVSKQLSKALKKRSFVFVGETTCYAFMQSMGLVNDHLNSCFCKYK is encoded by the coding sequence ATGAAAACACGTTGCAGTTGGGCAGAAGGCTCGTCTATTTATCAAGATTATCACGATAATGAATGGGGCAAGCCAGAATATGATAGTCTGAAATTATTTGAGAAAATTTGTTTAGAAGGACAGCAAGCAGGGCTTTCGTGGATTACCGTTTTGAAAAAACGGGAACAGTATCGTCAGGCATTTTTTCACTTTAATCCTGAAAAGATTGCGCAAATGACGGCACAAGATATTGATGAGAGAATGCAAAATGCTGGGCTTATTCGTCATCGTGCGAAATTAGAGGCAATTGTAAAGAATGCAAAAGCCTATTTAGCCATGCAAAAGTGCGGTGAAAATTTTAGCGATTTTATTTGGGCCTTTGTTAATCACCAGCCACAAATAAATGATGTCCCTGATTTATCCGCAGTGCCAGCGAAGACAGCGGTTTCAAAACAGCTTTCAAAGGCTTTAAAAAAACGTAGTTTTGTCTTTGTTGGAGAGACCACTTGTTATGCTTTTATGCAATCTATGGGGCTGGTAAACGATCATCTGAATAGCTGTTTTTGTAAGTATAAATAA
- the lptD gene encoding LPS assembly protein LptD translates to MKKNYYTMLSFSILTALYGVPSWASLQQQCLAGVPQFQGEVVQGDPNQLPVYIEADRAELNQPVSARYEGDVEIKQGNRHLTTQIAEIVQRGEGANVQRFAYAQKGFDYKDNLINLSGHSAKINLNNKDADVEGADYQFVGRQGRGNAQHVELRNDYRLLKNATFTSCLPDDNSWSIEASEMRQHIQEEYAEMWHARFKVHGVPIFYTPYLQLPIGDRRRSGLLIPNVGMSSRDGYSYAQPIYWNIAPNFDMTVTPKYMSKRGWQFNGETRYLTQIGEGLIAGEYLARDRYDDYQGDNRSRHLFHWRHSSSFLENWRLNVDYTRVSDKRYFSDFDSAYGSSTDGYADQNFRIAYYQPNYNFALSAKQFQVFDDVDIGPYRVFPQLDFNYYRDGLANGLMDFRVFSQISRFENDSALMPKAWRYHLEPSLNIPLTNRYGSVNIETKLYATHYNQTKGKGQNAEEVERSVTRVLPQVKVDFQTLLASKETLFDGYTQTIEPHIQYLYRPYKDQSNIGSKLNSQYLGFGYDSALLQQDYFSLFRDRRYSGLDRIASANQFTLGGTTRFYDKEGNERFNLSLGQIYYLSDSRIDNNSNNSSDRSTSSWSLETNWRINKQWNWRASYQYDTSLHQTSLANTVLEFNPSGNNLVQLSYRYASQQYIDQNLTGANAYNQDIKQLGLVAAWEIADKWAVVGHYYQDLALKKPVEQYLGVKYNTCCWSVGVGARRYVTSKEGQTSNEVLYDHSFGVNFELRGLGTTDHRSGIEKMLKAGKLPYIQSFSLY, encoded by the coding sequence ATGAAAAAAAATTACTACACGATGCTTTCTTTCTCAATTTTGACCGCACTTTATGGTGTACCAAGTTGGGCAAGTTTACAGCAGCAATGCTTAGCTGGCGTACCACAGTTTCAAGGTGAGGTGGTGCAGGGCGATCCAAACCAATTGCCTGTTTATATCGAGGCAGATCGCGCAGAATTAAATCAGCCTGTTAGTGCGCGTTATGAGGGTGATGTTGAGATTAAACAGGGTAATCGCCATTTAACTACCCAAATTGCAGAAATTGTTCAACGTGGCGAAGGGGCTAATGTACAGCGTTTTGCCTATGCCCAAAAGGGGTTTGATTATAAAGATAATCTTATCAATTTGTCAGGGCATTCTGCCAAGATAAACTTGAATAATAAAGATGCGGATGTAGAGGGCGCAGATTACCAATTTGTTGGGCGTCAAGGGCGAGGTAATGCACAACACGTTGAGCTACGCAATGATTATCGCTTACTTAAAAATGCGACTTTTACGTCTTGTTTGCCTGATGATAATAGTTGGTCGATTGAAGCAAGTGAAATGCGTCAGCATATCCAAGAAGAATACGCCGAAATGTGGCACGCACGCTTTAAAGTACATGGCGTGCCGATTTTCTATACCCCTTATTTGCAACTTCCTATCGGCGATCGTCGCCGTTCTGGTTTGTTAATTCCAAATGTGGGAATGTCTAGCCGTGATGGTTATTCGTATGCACAGCCAATTTATTGGAACATTGCCCCCAATTTTGATATGACCGTAACACCAAAATATATGTCAAAACGAGGCTGGCAATTTAACGGTGAAACACGTTATCTCACGCAAATTGGTGAGGGACTAATTGCAGGAGAATATTTAGCACGTGATCGCTATGATGATTACCAAGGAGACAACCGCTCTCGTCATTTATTCCACTGGCGACATAGTTCCAGTTTCTTAGAAAATTGGCGTTTAAATGTGGATTACACAAGGGTAAGCGATAAACGTTATTTCTCTGATTTTGATTCTGCTTATGGGAGCAGTACAGACGGTTATGCCGATCAAAATTTCCGTATTGCTTACTATCAGCCGAACTACAATTTCGCTTTATCAGCGAAACAGTTCCAAGTGTTTGACGATGTGGATATCGGACCTTATCGTGTTTTTCCACAATTAGATTTTAATTATTATCGCGATGGACTTGCCAACGGCTTAATGGATTTTCGCGTATTCTCACAAATTTCGCGTTTTGAGAATGACAGTGCCTTAATGCCGAAAGCTTGGCGTTATCATCTTGAACCAAGCCTTAATATTCCGCTTACGAACCGTTACGGCAGTGTGAATATTGAAACAAAACTTTACGCAACTCACTATAATCAAACAAAAGGAAAAGGGCAAAATGCGGAAGAGGTTGAACGCTCGGTAACCCGTGTCTTGCCACAAGTGAAGGTTGATTTTCAAACCTTACTTGCAAGCAAAGAAACCTTGTTTGATGGCTATACACAAACGATTGAGCCGCATATTCAATATCTTTATCGCCCTTATAAGGACCAAAGCAATATCGGTTCAAAATTAAATAGCCAATATCTTGGTTTTGGTTATGATTCCGCATTATTGCAACAAGATTATTTTTCCTTGTTCCGTGATCGCCGTTATAGTGGATTAGACCGCATTGCCTCAGCGAATCAGTTTACCCTCGGGGGAACAACGCGTTTTTATGATAAAGAAGGAAATGAACGTTTTAACCTCTCTTTAGGGCAAATTTATTACCTCAGTGATTCAAGGATTGATAATAACTCAAACAACAGTAGTGATCGTTCCACCTCCTCTTGGTCATTAGAAACCAATTGGCGAATTAATAAACAATGGAACTGGCGTGCAAGTTACCAATATGATACAAGCTTGCATCAAACTTCTTTGGCAAATACTGTATTAGAATTTAATCCAAGTGGTAATAACCTCGTTCAATTAAGTTATCGCTATGCCAGCCAGCAATATATTGACCAAAATCTCACTGGTGCAAATGCGTATAATCAAGACATTAAACAGCTTGGTTTAGTGGCAGCGTGGGAAATTGCGGACAAATGGGCAGTGGTTGGACATTATTACCAAGATCTAGCCTTGAAAAAGCCTGTTGAGCAATATCTCGGGGTAAAATACAACACCTGCTGTTGGTCGGTGGGAGTGGGCGCACGCCGTTATGTAACAAGCAAAGAAGGACAAACGTCAAACGAAGTGCTTTACGATCATAGTTTTGGGGTAAACTTTGAGTTACGTGGCTTAGGCACCACCGATCACCGCAGCGGCATTGAAAAAATGCTAAAAGCAGGAAAATTGCCTTATATTCAATCATTTAGCCTATATTAA
- the rpoH gene encoding RNA polymerase sigma factor RpoH yields MNKDTQALMLVPQGSLEGYIRAANEYPMLSAEEEKELAERLYYKEDLEAAKKLILSHLRFVIHVARGYSGYGLPQADLIQEGNIGLMKAVKRFNPEVGVRLVSFAVHWIKAEIHEYVLRNWRIVKVATTKAQRKLFFNLRKTKQCLGWFNDNEVDMVAEELGVSKQDVIEMESRMTGADVGFDLSNDDDDESYAPALYLEDRNSNFAAELENENYETQAADQVAAALEGLDERSQDIIKARWLDENKATLQDLAAKYNISAERVRQLETNALKKLKSAVTF; encoded by the coding sequence ATGAACAAAGATACACAAGCTCTAATGTTAGTTCCTCAAGGCAGCTTAGAAGGCTATATCCGTGCTGCAAACGAATATCCTATGCTAAGTGCAGAGGAAGAAAAGGAATTAGCGGAACGTTTGTATTATAAAGAGGATCTTGAGGCAGCCAAAAAATTGATTTTGTCTCATCTTCGCTTTGTGATCCACGTTGCGCGTGGTTATTCTGGTTATGGATTGCCACAAGCGGATTTAATTCAAGAAGGTAACATTGGCTTAATGAAAGCGGTAAAACGCTTTAACCCTGAAGTGGGCGTTCGCCTTGTTTCCTTTGCTGTACATTGGATTAAAGCAGAAATTCACGAATATGTACTACGTAACTGGCGTATCGTCAAAGTGGCAACGACGAAAGCACAACGTAAATTGTTCTTTAACCTACGCAAAACTAAACAATGCTTAGGTTGGTTCAATGATAATGAAGTGGATATGGTGGCTGAGGAACTAGGCGTATCAAAACAAGATGTCATTGAAATGGAAAGCCGTATGACAGGGGCAGATGTTGGCTTTGATCTGTCTAATGATGACGATGATGAAAGTTATGCTCCAGCGCTTTATCTTGAGGATAGAAACTCAAATTTTGCCGCAGAATTAGAAAATGAAAATTACGAAACCCAAGCCGCAGATCAGGTTGCCGCAGCGCTTGAAGGTTTAGATGAACGTAGCCAAGATATTATCAAAGCACGTTGGTTAGATGAAAATAAAGCAACGCTACAAGATTTAGCTGCGAAATATAATATTTCCGCTGAACGTGTTCGCCAGCTTGAAACCAATGCACTGAAAAAACTTAAAAGTGCGGTAACGTTCTAA
- the tehA gene encoding dicarboxylate transporter/tellurite-resistance protein TehA: MSQAKPFPIGVNYFSIVLGISALGLAWRYSANVLAVPTLIAETLIGFAALLWGLLFSIYVYKWIRYPTQAKAELHHPILGCFVSLIPITLLLIAMGLSPYSKGLAQYLAGLGIVAQLAFSTYRYGGLWRGIHPQDATTPVLYLPTVAANFVSATALGLLGYSELGMLFFGAGVIAWIILEPAVQQRLRNLTELPTVIRPTIGIQLAPAFVCCSAYLALNGGHIDWIVKSLIGYGLLQLLFLIRLLPWIGKQFRLTYWAFSFGLASMAGVGIRLYGKGENLSLALQHLGLTMFIIASLCIGFLIVATLRLVITKQIP; encoded by the coding sequence ATGTCGCAAGCCAAGCCTTTTCCTATTGGGGTAAACTATTTCAGTATTGTATTGGGCATTTCTGCCCTCGGTTTAGCGTGGCGTTATAGTGCTAATGTGTTGGCTGTGCCAACGCTTATCGCAGAAACCTTGATCGGCTTTGCAGCCTTGCTTTGGGGACTACTATTTTCGATTTATGTGTATAAATGGATACGCTATCCCACCCAAGCTAAAGCCGAATTGCATCACCCAATTTTAGGTTGTTTTGTTAGCCTGATCCCAATTACACTTTTATTAATCGCGATGGGATTATCACCTTATAGTAAAGGATTGGCACAATATTTAGCTGGGCTTGGCATTGTGGCACAACTTGCATTTTCTACCTACCGTTACGGTGGATTATGGCGTGGTATTCATCCGCAAGATGCCACGACCCCTGTGCTATATTTGCCAACCGTCGCAGCAAATTTCGTCAGTGCAACGGCATTAGGCTTATTAGGTTATTCAGAATTAGGAATGTTATTTTTCGGTGCAGGAGTGATTGCGTGGATTATTCTTGAACCCGCCGTGCAACAACGTTTACGCAATTTAACTGAATTGCCAACAGTAATTCGTCCAACGATTGGTATCCAACTTGCGCCTGCTTTTGTTTGCTGTTCAGCCTATCTTGCCTTAAATGGCGGTCATATTGATTGGATAGTGAAAAGTTTGATCGGATACGGCCTGCTACAATTATTATTTTTAATTCGCCTACTACCTTGGATCGGCAAACAATTCCGTCTCACTTATTGGGCCTTTTCATTTGGCTTAGCCTCAATGGCTGGAGTAGGCATTCGTCTTTACGGCAAAGGTGAGAACCTCAGCCTTGCCCTACAACATTTAGGTTTAACGATGTTCATCATTGCCAGCTTGTGCATCGGATTTCTCATTGTGGCAACACTTAGATTAGTCATAACAAAGCAAATTCCCTAG
- a CDS encoding DUF2322 family protein, whose product MDFKTILETLPTIDHLSGLSVFDGETPLHHIPAIAGKLGSLRVYHALAQEFNGKLDRTCAEKGLQLFAEHTADAKQFPGKHPNIDLLFAMITEGKEYRLVPEIAEGK is encoded by the coding sequence ATGGATTTCAAAACAATTTTAGAAACGTTACCTACTATCGATCACCTTTCGGGCTTAAGCGTATTTGACGGTGAAACACCACTTCATCACATTCCTGCCATTGCTGGCAAACTTGGCTCATTACGCGTGTATCATGCCCTTGCGCAAGAATTTAACGGAAAATTAGACCGCACTTGCGCAGAGAAAGGCTTACAACTTTTTGCTGAACATACCGCGGATGCGAAACAATTCCCCGGTAAACACCCCAATATTGATTTATTGTTTGCTATGATAACAGAAGGAAAAGAATACCGCCTTGTACCTGAAATAGCAGAGGGAAAATAA
- the murB gene encoding UDP-N-acetylmuramate dehydrogenase, translating into MENLQPFHTFGINAQAKMVKKITALEQILPLWQEAQQQQLPVLFLGQGSNVLFVEDFNGIVLINALKGIEHHQDEHFHYLHVQGGENWHELVQWSLEQGIYGLENLALIPGCVGSAPIQNIGAYGVEFKDLCDYVEVLNLNTGEIFRLNKAECQFGYRESLFKHQYKEGYMIVAVGLKLAKDWQPVLSYGTLSRFDPATVKAEDIFNEVSTVRRAKLPNPQEFGNAGSFFKNPVISSALFAQLKHQYPEIPNYPQPDGTVKLAAGWLIDQCGLKGYQLGGAAVHQNQALVLINKAQASGKDVANLAHHIRQTVAEKFAVYLQPEVRFVGAKGEIDSEQFISSQH; encoded by the coding sequence ATGGAAAATCTTCAACCATTTCATACATTTGGAATAAATGCGCAAGCAAAAATGGTAAAAAAAATCACCGCACTTGAACAAATCCTCCCTCTTTGGCAAGAAGCCCAACAGCAACAGCTTCCCGTGCTTTTTCTTGGGCAAGGTAGCAATGTGTTATTTGTGGAAGATTTTAACGGAATCGTACTGATAAACGCATTAAAAGGCATTGAACATCACCAAGATGAGCACTTTCATTATCTTCACGTCCAAGGGGGCGAAAATTGGCACGAGCTGGTTCAGTGGAGCTTGGAACAAGGTATTTATGGTTTGGAAAATTTGGCATTAATCCCCGGCTGTGTCGGCTCCGCCCCAATCCAGAATATCGGTGCTTACGGGGTAGAATTTAAAGATCTGTGCGATTATGTAGAGGTACTTAACCTTAATACAGGCGAAATCTTCCGTTTAAACAAGGCTGAATGTCAATTTGGCTACCGTGAAAGCCTCTTCAAACATCAATATAAAGAGGGGTATATGATTGTTGCAGTCGGATTAAAATTAGCTAAAGATTGGCAGCCTGTATTAAGTTATGGCACCCTTTCGCGTTTTGATCCTGCCACGGTAAAAGCCGAAGACATTTTCAATGAAGTCTCTACGGTACGCCGTGCGAAGTTGCCTAATCCACAAGAATTCGGCAACGCAGGAAGTTTTTTCAAAAACCCCGTTATTTCCAGCGCACTTTTTGCACAATTAAAACACCAATACCCCGAGATACCGAACTATCCGCAGCCAGATGGCACGGTGAAGTTAGCCGCCGGTTGGCTGATTGATCAATGTGGCTTAAAAGGCTATCAACTTGGTGGTGCGGCAGTGCATCAAAATCAAGCGTTGGTACTGATCAATAAGGCACAAGCAAGTGGTAAAGATGTGGCAAACCTTGCCCATCATATTCGTCAAACTGTGGCAGAAAAATTTGCGGTGTATTTACAACCTGAAGTTCGTTTTGTCGGTGCAAAAGGCGAAATTGACAGCGAACAATTTATTTCATCGCAACATTAA